One genomic window of Pseudomonadota bacterium includes the following:
- the polA gene encoding DNA polymerase I, translating into MPDSPAPARLFLIDAPGFVFRAFHALPPLSTADGTPTGAVHGFCNMLLKLLDEQRPEYLAAVFDRGPSFRQALFADYKAHRPPTPPELSRQFPLVRELLTAFRVPVIEAEGLEADDLIATLTREARRRGFDVVIVSSDKDLMQLVDEQVRLLDTMKDKLYGVAEVVARYGVVPAQLGDWLALVGDTSDNVPGVPGIGAKTASKLLGQWGSLEGVLAAADQAAGKKLQQALREHAELARLSRRLVALREDCPLALGVEALKCQAPDKAALGALVERLELGRLRQRLAAADALAAEAVPTDAAAAEAVPTDAAAAEAVPTNAAAPEAGVVAAPQALVLSMAELEGLLARATASGRLALSFDLEPDQRPSQAQVLGLGLCVDPETAAYVPVGHLFLGAPRQLAWAQVTAALAPLLADSGIVKYIHDVKLATTVLGRAGLPLCGVADDPMLASYLLDPSRPTHDLGALARLYLRQDLALPSGAGRRGAVDGEATLRESARSVAAAAVATWEVTSRLGVELARDPPLSRLMREVERPLSDILAAMELRGCLVEARELRAIGEEVALELRQLERAIQEQAGWAININSPKQLRSLLFDQLGLTAGKKTKTGYSTDSEVLADLALEHPIAGQIEAYRTLHKIKSGWLDALPALIDPGSGRVHTRYNQAVAATGRLSSSDPNLQNIPIRGPLGRRIRRAFTAPPGCVLLSGDYSQVELRVLAHLSQDPVLVDAFRRGQDVHRRTAAEVFGVAPEDVSEEQRRVAKAVNFGVIYGQSDWGLSRQLHLPRAVARRYIDDYFARYAGVQTFMERIVAEARATGEVRTLLGRRRPVPGLTVGSFAARAAAERIARNTPIQGTAADLIKLAMIRVEGALRAAGLEAPMILSVHDELVFEVREGEVEAVAALVREAMAQVAVLDVPLQVDVGYGPSWGDAH; encoded by the coding sequence ATGCCTGATTCCCCCGCTCCAGCCCGTCTCTTCCTGATCGATGCGCCGGGCTTCGTCTTTCGCGCCTTCCACGCGCTGCCTCCCTTGAGCACGGCCGACGGCACGCCGACCGGGGCGGTGCACGGCTTCTGCAACATGCTGCTCAAGCTGCTCGACGAGCAGCGCCCGGAGTACTTGGCGGCGGTCTTCGACCGCGGGCCATCGTTTCGGCAGGCGCTCTTTGCCGACTACAAGGCGCATCGCCCCCCGACGCCGCCCGAGCTGTCCCGACAATTCCCGCTGGTGCGCGAGCTGCTGACGGCCTTCCGCGTACCGGTGATCGAGGCCGAGGGCCTCGAGGCCGACGATTTAATCGCGACGCTGACGCGCGAGGCCCGCCGGCGCGGGTTCGACGTGGTGATCGTCAGCAGCGACAAGGACCTGATGCAGCTCGTCGACGAGCAGGTGCGGCTGCTCGATACGATGAAGGATAAGCTCTACGGCGTCGCAGAGGTGGTCGCGCGCTACGGTGTCGTGCCGGCGCAGCTCGGCGATTGGTTGGCCTTGGTCGGCGACACGAGCGACAACGTCCCCGGCGTGCCGGGCATCGGGGCCAAGACCGCGAGCAAGCTGCTGGGGCAATGGGGCAGCCTCGAGGGTGTCCTGGCGGCCGCGGATCAGGCCGCGGGCAAGAAGCTCCAACAGGCGCTGCGCGAGCATGCTGAGCTGGCGCGCCTCTCGCGCCGTCTCGTGGCCCTGCGCGAGGACTGCCCGCTCGCCCTGGGCGTCGAGGCGCTGAAGTGCCAGGCTCCCGACAAGGCAGCGCTCGGCGCGCTGGTCGAGCGGCTCGAGCTCGGTCGCCTACGGCAGCGCCTCGCGGCAGCCGACGCCCTAGCGGCCGAGGCAGTACCGACAGACGCGGCAGCGGCCGAGGCGGTACCGACAGACGCGGCAGCGGCCGAGGCAGTACCGACGAACGCGGCAGCGCCCGAGGCGGGCGTCGTCGCGGCGCCGCAGGCGCTCGTGTTGAGCATGGCGGAGCTCGAGGGGTTGTTGGCGCGAGCGACGGCGAGCGGACGGCTGGCGCTGAGCTTCGACCTCGAGCCGGATCAACGGCCGTCTCAGGCGCAGGTGCTCGGGCTCGGGCTCTGCGTCGATCCAGAGACCGCTGCCTACGTGCCGGTGGGGCACCTCTTCCTCGGCGCGCCGCGCCAGCTAGCGTGGGCCCAGGTCACCGCCGCGCTGGCCCCGCTGCTGGCCGATTCTGGGATCGTCAAGTACATCCACGACGTCAAGCTAGCGACGACGGTCCTGGGTCGCGCCGGGCTGCCGCTCTGCGGCGTGGCCGACGACCCGATGCTGGCGTCCTACCTGCTCGATCCCTCGCGCCCGACGCACGATCTCGGGGCGTTGGCTCGCCTCTATCTGCGGCAGGATTTGGCGCTGCCATCCGGGGCCGGCCGCCGCGGCGCGGTCGATGGTGAGGCGACGCTGCGGGAGAGCGCGCGCAGCGTCGCGGCGGCGGCCGTGGCGACCTGGGAGGTGACCTCGCGCCTCGGGGTCGAGCTGGCGCGCGACCCGCCGCTCTCGCGCCTGATGCGCGAGGTCGAGCGGCCGCTGAGCGATATCCTGGCGGCGATGGAGCTGCGCGGTTGCCTGGTCGAGGCCCGCGAGTTGCGGGCGATCGGCGAGGAAGTGGCGCTCGAGCTGCGCCAGCTCGAGCGCGCGATCCAAGAGCAGGCGGGCTGGGCGATCAACATCAACTCGCCGAAGCAGCTGCGCAGCCTGCTCTTCGACCAGCTTGGCCTGACGGCCGGCAAGAAGACCAAGACCGGCTACTCGACGGATAGCGAGGTCCTGGCGGACCTGGCGCTCGAGCACCCGATCGCCGGGCAGATCGAAGCCTACCGCACCCTCCACAAGATCAAGAGCGGCTGGCTCGATGCGCTGCCGGCCTTGATCGATCCAGGCAGCGGCCGGGTGCATACGCGCTACAACCAGGCCGTCGCCGCGACCGGGCGGCTGAGCAGCTCCGATCCCAATCTGCAGAACATCCCGATTCGCGGCCCGCTCGGCCGGCGTATTCGGCGCGCCTTCACGGCGCCGCCCGGGTGTGTCCTGCTTTCCGGCGACTATTCCCAGGTGGAGCTGCGCGTGCTGGCGCATCTCTCGCAAGATCCTGTGCTGGTCGATGCCTTCCGTCGCGGCCAAGACGTTCACCGCCGGACGGCCGCCGAGGTCTTCGGCGTCGCGCCCGAGGACGTCAGCGAGGAACAACGCCGAGTCGCCAAGGCGGTGAACTTCGGCGTCATCTATGGCCAGAGCGACTGGGGCCTGAGCCGCCAGCTCCACTTGCCGCGAGCGGTCGCGCGGCGCTACATCGACGACTACTTCGCGCGCTATGCCGGGGTTCAGACCTTCATGGAGCGAATCGTCGCCGAGGCGCGAGCGACGGGAGAGGTGCGGACGCTGCTCGGTCGGCGGCGTCCGGTGCCGGGGCTGACGGTCGGCTCCTTCGCGGCGCGGGCCGCGGCCGAGCGCATCGCCCGCAACACGCCGATCCAGGGCACGGCGGCGGATCTGATCAAGCTGGCGATGATCCGGGTCGAGGGCGCCCTACGCGCGGCGGGGTTGGAGGCGCCGATGATCCTCAGTGTGCACGACGAGCTCGTCTTCGAGGTGCGAGAGGGTGAGGTCGAGGCGGTGGCTGCGCTGGTGCGCGAGGCGATGGCTCAGGTCGCCGTGCTCGACGTCCCGCTGCAGGTGGACGTGGGCTACGGTCCGAGCTGGGGCGACGCGCACTAG